Genomic segment of Glutamicibacter sp. JL.03c:
CCTCGGGCGTGAGCGCTTCGAGGGTTTCGTTTTCATTCTGCTTGGTAATTTTTCGCGCCCTAGCGTAAAGCTTGCGACCGGCCTCCGTGGCAACAATGACCTTCGAGCGACGGTCATTCGGATCGGGCATCCGGGTGACCAGTCCACCTGTTTCCAGTCCGTCCACCAGCGGCACAATCTGACTTGGATCCAAGGCGAGGAACTCGGCCATTTCCCGCTGGGTCGGCGTGAAGTCGCTGCATGCCAACGACAGGACCGAGTACGAGCGCACTTTGAGGCCGAATGGCTGAAGTGCCTGATTGGCTCGGCTTGAGCCAAGGGAACGCATGCGCGCAATCAGGAAGTTCAGTTCCTGGACCAGATCGCTCTTCATGAACTGCTCTTCTTTCGCTAATTTAGCGGTGGATTTGGTGTTCACTCAATCATCCCTTCTTTTCATGAGAAAATAAACCATTGACATTTTCAAGGATTAAAGATTTTATGTATGTGTCAAGGTTCCCACTTTTCAACGCGGTGGGGCAATTGAAACACCACACCGAATTGGAGTTCTCATGTCGTTAGCAGGAAAAGTTGCCATCGTCACCGGAAGTGGACGCGGTCTAGGACTGGGCTACGCCCGAGAATTGGCTCGACAGGGTGCAGCTGTGATCATCAACGACATTGATCCCGCCGCAGTGGAAGCTGCCGTTGCCACCATCGCCGAAGCGGGCGGCAAGGCCGCAGGTGTTGTCGCGGCAGTCGGTTCTGCTGAAGCCGCCAAGGCACTGGTGGCCGGTGCGGTGGAGAACTTCGGACGCCTGGACATCTTGGTGACCAACGCCGGGGTGCTGCGCGACAAGTCGCTGCTGAAGATGACCGACGAGGACTTCGACGTTGTCATCAACGTCCACCTGCGCGGCACCTTCACCTGCGTCCGAGAGGCCTACGCCTACTTCAAGGAGAACGATATCCGCGGCCGCATTATCGCCATCGGTTCACCGACCGGACAGCGCGGCAACTTCGGGCAGACCAACTACTCG
This window contains:
- a CDS encoding MarR family winged helix-turn-helix transcriptional regulator, with product MNTKSTAKLAKEEQFMKSDLVQELNFLIARMRSLGSSRANQALQPFGLKVRSYSVLSLACSDFTPTQREMAEFLALDPSQIVPLVDGLETGGLVTRMPDPNDRRSKVIVATEAGRKLYARARKITKQNENETLEALTPEERLQLRDLLSRVALPGAE
- a CDS encoding SDR family NAD(P)-dependent oxidoreductase gives rise to the protein MSLAGKVAIVTGSGRGLGLGYARELARQGAAVIINDIDPAAVEAAVATIAEAGGKAAGVVAAVGSAEAAKALVAGAVENFGRLDILVTNAGVLRDKSLLKMTDEDFDVVINVHLRGTFTCVREAYAYFKENDIRGRIIAIGSPTGQRGNFGQTNYSAAKAGIVGMVRTWALEMKRAGIAVNAVIPVAATEMTKTVPYFAKAVEADERGEAMPGFFRKDLGFGTADDVAGLIAFLASEEAGGITGQAIGAGGDRLQLWSHPEAIASEFNDGGWDYATLQERFPFAGNQQSVGEKFPELPEELRPEPAK